The proteins below are encoded in one region of Halocatena salina:
- a CDS encoding class II fumarate hydratase, protein MGDQEHRIEHDSLGEMEVPIDAYWGAQTQRAIENFPISSVTFGRRFVRALGVVKKSAARANQELGHLDDETAEHIIRAADEVIAGEHDDQFPVDVFQTGSGTSSNMNANEVIANRATELSGGTIGSRDIHPNDHVNFGQSSNDIIPTAMHVAVLEAIEGDLVPALETLENELTAKAEAFDDVVKTGRTHLQDATPVRLGQEFGGYRTQIEKGIERLEDTTPRLAELALGGTAVGTGLNTDPEFPPLAAEYIAEETGLSFREADNHFEAQAAHDAMSEAHGALRVVAGSLNKIANDLRLLASGPRNGLGEIDQPENQPGSSIMPGKINPVVAEAVNQVHKQVLGNDAAVSASAADGQIDLNLYKPVIAHNVLQSIELLANASSVFAERFIARLEANRDDCERQVDRSMALATALNPSIGYDAAAEIGKTALKEGKTVREVAIEKGHLTEDEADAVLDPEKMTEVGILGEESE, encoded by the coding sequence ATGGGCGATCAGGAACACAGGATCGAACATGACAGTCTCGGTGAGATGGAAGTTCCGATAGATGCCTACTGGGGGGCACAAACCCAACGAGCCATCGAAAACTTCCCGATCAGTTCTGTGACATTCGGGCGGCGGTTCGTCCGTGCACTCGGTGTCGTGAAGAAATCAGCCGCGCGCGCGAATCAGGAACTGGGTCACCTCGACGACGAGACGGCCGAACACATCATCAGGGCTGCAGATGAGGTTATCGCTGGCGAGCACGACGATCAGTTCCCGGTCGACGTGTTCCAAACCGGGAGTGGCACCTCCTCGAACATGAATGCCAACGAAGTGATCGCCAATCGAGCAACCGAACTGTCCGGAGGGACGATCGGCTCGCGAGACATCCACCCAAACGATCACGTGAACTTCGGTCAGTCGAGCAACGACATCATCCCGACCGCGATGCATGTCGCCGTCCTCGAAGCGATCGAAGGCGATCTCGTGCCCGCGCTCGAAACGCTCGAAAACGAACTCACAGCCAAAGCAGAGGCGTTCGATGACGTCGTGAAAACCGGTCGAACCCACCTCCAAGACGCAACACCTGTCCGACTCGGACAGGAGTTCGGCGGCTACCGCACGCAGATCGAGAAAGGGATCGAGCGGCTTGAGGACACGACGCCTCGTCTGGCCGAGCTTGCACTCGGTGGGACAGCAGTCGGCACTGGTCTCAACACTGATCCCGAGTTCCCGCCGCTTGCCGCCGAGTACATCGCTGAGGAAACCGGTCTCTCGTTCAGAGAAGCCGACAACCATTTCGAGGCGCAAGCCGCCCACGACGCGATGAGCGAAGCCCATGGAGCACTCCGAGTCGTCGCAGGATCGCTCAATAAGATCGCTAATGATCTCCGTTTGCTCGCTTCCGGCCCGAGAAACGGGCTAGGTGAGATCGATCAGCCCGAGAACCAGCCGGGGTCTTCCATCATGCCCGGAAAGATCAATCCCGTCGTCGCCGAAGCGGTCAATCAAGTCCACAAGCAGGTCCTCGGGAACGACGCCGCCGTTTCCGCCAGTGCAGCGGACGGACAGATCGATCTCAACCTCTACAAACCGGTGATCGCGCACAACGTTCTTCAGTCGATCGAGCTACTCGCCAACGCCAGCAGCGTGTTCGCGGAGCGCTTCATCGCGCGATTGGAAGCGAACCGTGACGACTGTGAGCGACAAGTGGACCGGAGTATGGCGCTGGCAACCGCGCTCAATCCGAGTATCGGCTACGATGCCGCCGCTGAGATCGGCAAGACAGCGCTCAAAGAAGGGAAGACGGTCCGTGAGGTCGCCATCGAAAAAGGCCATCTCACCGAAGACGAAGCCGATGCAGTGCTCGATCCGGAGAAGATGACTGAAGTCGGTATTCTCGGTGAGGAAAGCGAATAA
- the gatE gene encoding Glu-tRNA(Gln) amidotransferase subunit GatE, with product MTARDYEDVGLVAGLEIHQQLDTDTKLFCECPTLRREPQTATREVTRYLHPTRSELGEIDEAALEESRIERTFTYLAYDTTCLVEEDDEPPHRIDREALSVSLEIAQLLDMNVVDQAHIMRKIVVDGSNTSGFQRTALIATDGEIETDDGPVEITDLLLEEESAQRVEETEQGVTYSLDRLGIPLVEIGTGPDLRTPEQAQEAAATLGMLLRSTGSVKRGLGTIRQDVNVSIEDGARVELKGVQSLDEIAAIVEHEVDRQLELLDISETLTERDAGVGDPVDATDVFADTDSGVIAGAESVMAVPLSGFDGLVGREIQPDRRLGTELSDHAKRSGAGGIFHTDELPAYGVTQTEVDTLRETVGAGDHDAVALVAADEAVATGAIEAVADRARAAIEGVPEETRGATTEGTSEYLRPLPGAARMYPETDVPPVEPDPSGVETPELLTQREEQYVSELGLDPTLAEQVAYGRRMATFERAIEAGIDPTLAARTLEGTLTELRRDDVPVENLTEEHLITTLELVGDGLAKEGVTTVLRLLATDPDLSAEQAIEEAGLAGVDEGTVRSTVVEVVDRNEAQIRSEGMGAFSALMGECMGALRGKADGELVSTVLREEIQKRT from the coding sequence ATGACCGCACGCGACTACGAGGACGTCGGGCTGGTGGCGGGGTTAGAGATCCACCAGCAACTCGACACCGATACGAAGCTCTTCTGTGAGTGTCCGACACTCCGGCGGGAGCCACAGACAGCGACACGAGAGGTAACCCGATATCTCCATCCGACACGCAGCGAGCTAGGCGAGATCGACGAAGCCGCACTCGAAGAGAGCCGCATCGAACGGACGTTCACGTATCTGGCCTACGACACCACGTGCTTGGTCGAAGAGGACGACGAACCTCCTCACCGTATCGATCGAGAAGCGCTCTCTGTCTCCTTAGAGATCGCACAACTGCTCGATATGAACGTGGTTGACCAAGCCCACATCATGCGGAAAATCGTCGTCGATGGATCGAACACGTCCGGATTTCAGCGCACAGCGCTGATCGCTACCGATGGCGAGATCGAAACCGACGATGGACCGGTCGAAATCACGGATCTACTCCTCGAAGAAGAAAGCGCTCAACGAGTCGAAGAGACCGAACAGGGCGTCACCTACAGCCTCGACCGGTTGGGGATCCCGCTGGTTGAGATCGGTACTGGTCCGGACCTCCGAACGCCCGAGCAAGCCCAAGAAGCAGCCGCCACGCTGGGGATGCTGTTGCGTTCGACCGGCTCAGTAAAACGTGGGCTCGGCACCATCCGCCAGGACGTGAACGTCTCCATCGAAGACGGTGCTCGCGTCGAACTGAAAGGGGTTCAGAGTCTCGATGAGATCGCGGCCATCGTCGAACACGAAGTCGATCGACAGCTCGAACTGCTCGATATCAGCGAGACGCTGACCGAGCGTGATGCAGGAGTCGGCGACCCGGTGGACGCGACTGACGTGTTTGCGGACACCGACAGCGGCGTGATCGCCGGTGCAGAGTCTGTCATGGCCGTTCCGTTGTCCGGATTCGACGGATTGGTCGGACGGGAGATCCAACCTGACCGTCGACTCGGCACTGAACTGTCCGACCACGCAAAGCGCAGCGGTGCGGGAGGCATCTTCCACACGGACGAACTGCCCGCCTACGGTGTCACCCAAACTGAAGTCGATACGCTCCGTGAAACCGTCGGTGCGGGCGACCACGACGCTGTGGCACTGGTCGCTGCTGATGAGGCGGTCGCCACTGGAGCGATCGAGGCAGTCGCTGACCGTGCGCGCGCTGCTATCGAGGGCGTTCCCGAAGAAACCCGAGGAGCAACCACCGAGGGAACGTCCGAATATCTCCGACCCCTTCCCGGTGCGGCACGGATGTACCCGGAAACCGACGTGCCACCTGTCGAGCCCGATCCCTCCGGCGTGGAAACGCCAGAGCTACTCACCCAGCGGGAGGAGCAATACGTCTCCGAACTGGGACTGGATCCCACGCTCGCGGAGCAGGTCGCGTACGGGCGGCGAATGGCGACGTTCGAACGAGCGATCGAAGCGGGCATCGACCCGACGCTCGCTGCCAGAACGCTCGAAGGCACCCTCACAGAACTTCGTCGTGACGACGTTCCTGTCGAAAACCTCACTGAAGAACACCTCATTACCACGCTCGAACTCGTCGGGGATGGACTTGCGAAAGAAGGCGTCACGACGGTGCTCAGACTTCTCGCAACCGACCCGGATCTGAGCGCCGAACAGGCCATCGAGGAGGCCGGACTTGCCGGTGTCGACGAAGGAACCGTTCGATCGACAGTCGTAGAGGTCGTCGATCGAAACGAGGCACAGATTCGATCGGAAGGGATGGGTGCGTTTTCCGCATTGATGGGCGAATGCATGGGCGCACTCCGGGGCAAAGCCGACGGAGAGCTAGTGAGTACTGTTCTCCGTGAGGAGATCCAAAAACGAACCTGA
- a CDS encoding DUF7563 family protein: MPQCQNCDAFVSRQYARVFTPNDVSNPRVCPNCEDKVRDGNSVREVHN, translated from the coding sequence ATGCCTCAGTGCCAAAATTGCGATGCATTCGTGTCGAGGCAGTACGCCCGGGTGTTCACGCCGAATGACGTCAGTAATCCTCGTGTCTGTCCGAACTGTGAGGACAAAGTGCGAGATGGCAACAGCGTTCGGGAAGTCCACAACTGA
- a CDS encoding helix-turn-helix domain-containing protein has translation MATHITCHLPTDEFALHEALNSISDLSLTCERIVALGDKTATPLLRFHGSDLSSLESALEADPTVDGFEVLTRVQDEALCHVRWNSRVCLLVRMLTATEGLVLSGAATQRQWTFRLLFSTRDALSRLDEFCTKHNLSLDVSSVETWDGNGPDPLGLTADQYEALVTAYKHGYFKVPREIVLDELAVEMEISHQALSERLRRGHDTLVQRVLHPTTTEPQEEVPTDEETETTETSSLVSSRLSTVNLD, from the coding sequence ATGGCAACTCATATCACGTGCCATCTCCCCACCGACGAGTTCGCCTTACACGAAGCGCTCAACAGCATTTCTGATCTCTCACTCACCTGTGAGCGTATTGTAGCATTGGGAGATAAAACGGCAACACCACTGTTGCGGTTCCATGGTTCTGATCTGAGTTCGCTCGAATCGGCACTCGAAGCTGATCCGACTGTCGATGGATTCGAGGTACTGACCCGTGTGCAAGACGAGGCGTTGTGTCACGTCCGCTGGAACAGTCGAGTTTGTCTACTCGTTCGGATGTTGACTGCGACGGAAGGTCTCGTGCTTTCGGGTGCCGCGACACAACGACAGTGGACGTTTCGCCTTCTCTTTTCGACCCGTGATGCGCTTTCTCGGCTAGACGAGTTTTGCACCAAGCACAACCTTTCATTGGACGTAAGCAGTGTCGAAACGTGGGACGGCAACGGTCCCGATCCCCTCGGCTTGACGGCCGATCAGTATGAGGCTCTCGTCACTGCGTACAAGCACGGCTATTTCAAAGTACCTCGAGAGATCGTTCTCGACGAACTCGCAGTCGAGATGGAGATCTCCCATCAGGCGCTTTCGGAACGGTTGCGCCGTGGACACGATACGCTGGTCCAGCGGGTGCTCCATCCCACGACGACCGAGCCCCAAGAGGAGGTCCCGACGGACGAGGAGACCGAAACGACCGAAACGTCCTCGCTCGTGTCGTCTCGGCTATCGACCGTCAATCTCGATTGA